ACAATAGGTGAAATGCCTAATGAGCTTTTACCACTGTAAGTTTTCGAGGAAAACAGGATTCATGTTGCCAATCTCACATAGTTGTGAGTCACAGTTGCTTGTTGTGGTGATTAAGTTATAACGAAGATGACTATTGGTTGTTGACATCATCTTGATTGTTCAAATATCGAATTGGAATGATCTTAAGCTATGGAGAAAAATTTAGAAACCAAGGTCTTAATTTAATAAGTCCTATCCTATAAACGCAAACAGAGGTTTTGAAGGTATAGTTAATATAAATGGTTAAGTAGTTTTAATGGTAAAAAAGTTTCCGTATCTTAGATGTATGATTCAATAGGAAACAGAGATTGATATCATTCACAGAGTTAAACCGAGATAGTTAAAATGGAAGAAGTCAGATGCAATGATGTATGATTGTCATGGGCCTCTTAAATTTGAAAAGAACACATCTGGTAGATGAAAGGCCTGATATACTTTTATTTTTCAGAATGTAAGGCCAATTAGGATACATATTCAAAAAGTTAATTTTACTAAGATGAGGGTAGTTGACGGACATGTGGATTTACTAGTAAAGATATACTAATATTTATATTCGTTAAACACTAGAGGAAGTTCTAGTTGAGGATGAAATGAGTGAAAATTATTTTTGAGAAAGTCGTTATGCAGCACTTGCAATGGTTGATGGTTATTATGAAAATGAGGAAGTTTCTCGTTTTTCACCGTCTCTCAGGTAGATTTTGGTAAGCATTGTTGAGCCTTGGCTAACATTATATCTCAGGCAGTTTTTGGGATTGTTTTTGGATTCATTCAAATAGGAAATTGAATCACTTCTTGAGTCATGTAAACCATTGAATTTTGAATGCATATTTCCTACTTCTTGGTGATTATATTTTGGTAACCAGAAAACCTTGATGCTAAGCTTTCATGGTCCTGCCATTGTTAAATGTAAATTTATTAGATATAAACTCCCACAAACAGAATTTGATGCTGGCAACATTCAACTTTATCATTTACTCATTCTGAACACATTAGAATCCATGTTTAGAAACCTGAATAACTTGCAGATAGTACCAACAAGTACCTTGACATCTGTATGAAAGCTTGTATATCCTTAGTCTTACCTCTCAATGCGACATGTGATTGGAATTTATGCGAGAACTGATGTGCTTTCTTCTGTACCTAGCTTCATATGTGTTTTGTGATGATGACGTTAACTGTATCTTGGTCCTTCATCAATTCCCTCACAGATCATCTCTCCTGTTTTATCTCTGCAGCAGATTATACCCTTCACCTGGTCATCATATGCCTCACAAACAGTTTCTTCTACCTGTGCTGGTGAGCGAAGATGATATCTTGGTCTTTCATTGTATCCCTCACAAATTCTTTTTCCATTTTCTGAAGATAAATGGTGACTATGTCTTGATCCTTCATCATATCCCTCACAAATTATTTCTCCTCTTTCATCTCTGTAGCATATTATACCCCTCACTTGATCTTCGTAGACCTGACAACAGTAATAGCTAGAATAGCAAGCTGATATCTATGACATGATTTCAGGCTTCAGAGCCTGAGAGTAAAAGATCCAAAGGACAGCGTATTTGAAATTTTCAGATGACAATGTTATTACTACAGCTATAAGAGAGATCATACCTTGTGGTTGATCCTGAAGAAATTGCTTAAAGAAACTGATGTTTGGGGTGATATTTGGCTGTTGTAGATCAGGGAAGCTCTCACCATGGTCTTTCTTGTCTGGTCTCTTGGAAGGATAGCGTTTGGATGAAAATATCTGATTGCCATGGTGGTTGTTGAATCTCTTCTCTTTCCAATCTTTATAGGTGTGGTGCTGTTGAGGAATAAGGATTAGAGAATGCTAGAGGTTCCCTGAAGGCAAGGTAAGTTTCTATTTAGATGAATGGCTTGCTTGATTGGCCATCTTTGTGAAAAGATAATGTCAAATCTTGTCTGTGGTTGGAGAAACAAAGGAATTGCAGGCAGCATATAGGATAATGATTTGCTTGGTTTAATGTTCTTTTAATAGGCAAAATTCtttttaatcataaattataCTTGGAAAGTTACGGTACTCATCCAATAATTGATGAGAGACCAATTTGATTAATAAGTCATATAATCATTCAATTTAGACTTCTTCTTAATGGTCTTCTGAGAGTTAACTATGTAGTTTTGATGAAGTTTGTGATCCAACCTGTTCTGAcatcttttgtttctttaatgTGAAAACTTATGGTTGATTGAGAGGTCTATTTCTTCACCTATTAGTTATCATTATCTTAACTCTATCATATTCCAAATCCCTCTAGGTCTTATCTTCTTGTCTAAGTATTaactaaaataaaacatttaagttCAATGCCTTTGTTTGTAGCCAAGAAATTTCTGCATACTAAATCTACAAAAGTATCCATCTTTTTTTTAATACAAAAACTTATCTATGTTTCTTGTGCTGCATTTGTGATTTAAACCTAAAGCCATTTTCTGATAACTTATGCCACCTGTGACAGTTGTACGACATTGGAAGAAATTTGTGCTGTTAACTATTACAGCACAATTTGTGGGGCTCCACAAGGTCTTTGAGATGAAGGCTGTGATTGATCAAAGACAAAGATCCAGCATGAAGCTACCAGGTTTATTTGAAGGTACTCCTGGTAGTGTTTTCTATGTGCTAATCTTATCCATGACCTAAGAATTCAGGCTGGCAGCAGCAACTTGGCATATTCTATAGTGGACATTTGTATCAAATCCCTATGCTGATATGCGAAGTCAATGAATTGAATCTGCATCATTGCCTCTTATTTTGATAGGTTTTAAGTTAGCAATGCAATTGATTTACTTAATAATGTAATTAGAATTACAATGCAGCTTTGCTGAGCATCATTAAAAGAGACAAATTTCTACTTTATCCAAGGGAGGAAACAAACTAATTCCAGCATAGCCTAGACATATGAACAGGAAAGTAAAACATCAAGATTTTTTGTTGCTGTCTCGGAATCTTCAAGTATAATCTTGATGGAGGAAACTTGATTAATTGATGGTTTTAcctattatatatatgatatcgATATATCAAAtagttaatttaatttaatttttgataaTGGGCTATTTGTTTTTGTAAACTTGACCCAAAACTAAGGATTGATGAGGATACAAACAAAGGGAAAATGAATAATCTACCAACATATTAGCAAAATTaagaaattttttctttttttttttctctctctctctcaataaaaCCCATGAATGAGTTTGCATTTCCAAGCCATCTCAATGGTCTAACAAGATAGGCATGAAGGCCCAACACTATACACACACAGCCATCTCCATCAGCCTCTGCTTGAAAACCACATCTCCCATTAGCCCACTTGCAGTAGAAGTTGCAGACCCCAGTAGGCATCAGGGAGGACAAATTATGGCAttatgatcctttttttttttttttgtgggtaAGATCAAGATCTAACATTCAAATCTTAAGGGATGGAAATTGTTCTAGCTGGTCGCCTTTTTCCTGGTGTTGTAAGCAAGCTTAGCATAGACTGCAGCAATCCCAGTGTCAGAAAGGATGAGCTTTAGCTGAATCAGGCCTTTGCATCAACTAAATGCTGCAAAATTCTTCATGAACATCACCAGCAATGGTGAATGATTGTTTAGCGTTCATTCACAACACTGGTTAGTAGTTCTTGTTCTTTGACAAAAGTCCTTGCAGCATCAGAAGTTTACAGAAGCTAGAAGATGAAGAGTCAAAAGCATAGGTTGAGATCAACTCCGGTAGATCTTTTATTTGTCGTGGTTACGGTTCAACTAAATGCTGCAATGTTGTTCACGAACAACATCAGCAAGATAGTGAAGGATCGTTTAGCGTTCATAGAAACTAGAAGATAGAGAACCAAAGCATAACTTGAGATCGACTCCAGTAGCAAGAGTAGACTCTCGATCTGTAAAGGTGTCGATGTTCATTTCCCGTGGTTAAAGCTGAGGAATCGGGCACGGAGCTCAGCCACGTCGAGGTCGCCAAACCGGTTCTCTGGCATCCAGTTCCCCGTCTTCGGGTCCCTCATCCAAAAGACCTTCTCCCTCGTCGCTGCGCCCTGCTCCCCGGCCACCACAGCAGCTCTCGCAACCTCTTCATCCGCTGCCGGTGCACGCGAGGCCTCCGCTGCAACCACGGCGTACGACCGCCGGCTGTCaaatacaaagaagaagaagaagaagaagaagaagtattaGGGTTGTTGGGTTTGATCATTGGAGGAGTGGGAGTGCAAACTGAAGCTCACCTGAGACGAAGGATGGTGGTCATGGGAAGTCGAGACATGGCGACGGTGGTGTTGAGGgttgaggtggtggtggtggtggtaaggGAACTCGAGGGGTGGTGGGTGTGTTTATATGGAGACGAGGGAAGTCGATCGGTTGGCGGCTTTTGTTTGATGTGCATGTCGGGTGGAAGGAATAAGCTTTTCCCAGGTGACTCACGCagctcttctatccaagcttgattcccttctcctccttttgTTTTTGTGTTTTGGGGAGGAAACACACCCGATTCTTTCTCACATCCTTCGAACATATCCATGGCTTTCCTTTTGGTTTTACCATGTGTGTGATGTTACAGGCATTTGAATCGTTTGAATCTACAACACAACCATACATTTTCTATTCTCACGAAAACAAGAGGACCGGACGATGACTACTCATATTCCAAGTCGTCCAGAGTCAAAAAGTTTGAAGAATCCGGAGGTTCGTTCTTCCACCACATTACAATTAGCCAAAAAGACTCACTCGTATGACAGAAACGATAGCTTGCAGCTACTAATGGCCGTTGACCATTGTGACCAATGGATTGTGCATCAGTTTGGAGCTGAAATCTCCTCCATCTTGTTTGTGCTTCAGCAGTCTCGAGTGCTTCCGAAAGATCGCTAAAGCTTCCACCATGGATGGGTTGTGAATTTGGTAGTCACAGCAGCCAGCTGCCATCAAAGTGTTGTTAGCAGGTGGAAAGAAGGCGAAGCCAAATACCTTCAAAAGAAAGGTTCCTTCACATTTCGATGTAAAGACAGGTGAGGAATTCTGAGAGTTCATGGCCTTGGTCTCCTCAGGCGGTGAATATGGATGGTTCCATGGTTTCGTTCTTAAGGGCTAAAGCCCTAAACATTAAGGTACAACAAGGACTGTCAGGTCTCATTACTACTACTGAGTCAAAGAGGCCAAAAAAGAAGAATAGGAAATGAGGCTGAGGATTTCATCATTTAGAATACCATTCACATTCATCCAGCCATGAGCCTGAATGCCTGAATGCCAAGTTCTGTTTTGACGTAAGAGTCCAGAATGAAAGAGATGAGGGGCAACAAAGGAGTCTTCAAATAGATGACGGACGCTTACAGCTGCTTTCGATTGAATGTTTGAGAATGTGTGCAAAGAGATCCAAGCGTTAGGAGACAGGTCCAGCAAAGTTCCCATAAGAAATGTTTTAGATTCAACCACTAACTAACTAGTAGAGAGGGAAATAGTTNNNNNNNNNNNNNNNNNNNNNNNNNNNNNNNNNNNNNNNNNNNNNNNNNNNNNNNNNNNNNNNNNNNNNNNNNNNNNNNNNNNNNNNNNNNNNNNNNNNNNNNNNNNNNNNNNNNNNNNNNNNNNNNNNNNNNNNNNNNNNNNNNNNNNNNNNNNNNNNNNNNNNNNNNNNNNNNNNNNNNNNNNNNNNNNNNNNNNNNNNNNNNNNNNNNNNNNNNNNNNNNNNNNNNNNNNNNNNNNNNNNNNNNNNNNNNNNNNNNNNNNNNNNNNNNNNNNNNNNNNNNNNNNNNNNNNNNNNNNNNNNNNNNNNNNNNNNNNNNNNNNNNNNNNNNNNNNNNNNNNNNNNNNNNNNNNNNNNNNNNNNNNNNNNNNNNNNNNNNNNNNNNNNNNNNNNNNNNNNNNNNNNNNNNNNNNNNNNNNNNNNNNNNNNNNNNNNNNNNNNNNNNNNNNNNNNNNNNNNNNNNNNNNNNNNNNNNNNNNNNNNNNNNNNNNNNNNNNNNNNNNNNNNNNNNNNNNNNNNNNNNNNNNNNNNNNNNNNNNNNNNNNNNNNNNNNNNNNNNNNNNNNNNNNNNNNNNNNNNNNNNNNNNNNNNNNNNNNNNNNNNNNNNNNNNNNNNNNNNNNNNNNNNNNNNNNNNNNNNNNNNNNNNNNNNNNNNNNNNNNNNNNNNNNNNNNNNNNNNNNNNNNNNNNNNNNNNNNNNNNNNNNNN
This is a stretch of genomic DNA from Musa acuminata AAA Group cultivar baxijiao unplaced genomic scaffold, Cavendish_Baxijiao_AAA HiC_scaffold_1103, whole genome shotgun sequence. It encodes these proteins:
- the LOC103989993 gene encoding protein SENESCENCE-ASSOCIATED GENE 21, mitochondrial, producing the protein MSRLPMTTILRLSRRSYAVVAAEASRAPAADEEVARAAVVAGEQGAATREKVFWMRDPKTGNWMPENRFGDLDVAELRARFLSFNHGK